The DNA segment CCATTTGCACCGTGTATTTGTACAGCATCATTGGCAATTTTGGTGGCGGTTGTAGATGCAAAATATTTAGCAATTGAAGTTTCTATTATGGAAGTGGGATCGCCAATTTCTTTAAGATAACCAGCTTGATAACACAATAACCTTGCTGCTTTCAGATTAGCTATCATTTCAGTGATCATTTGTCGGATCAATTGGTGTTCTTTGAGAGCAACACCAAACTGTTGTCGTTCACTTGTGTATTGAATACAAGCTTCTAGACAAGCTTGAGCAATACCCACAGAACCCCATGCTACACTGTATCTTCCATAATCCAGTGCAGAAGAGGCAACATAAGAGAAACCAAAACCTAACTTGCCTACTAAATTTTCTTGGGGAATACTACAGTCCTGAAAATGTAGCTCTGCTAACATGGAAGCTCTCACACCTAACATCCCGGAAATGGGTTTTATTAAAAGTCCAGGGCTGTTTTTTTCAACTAAAAAAGCAGAGGGTTTACCCGCACATTGGGCAAATACTAAAAAGACATCGGCAATTTGTCCGTAGGTAATCCACTTTTTCTGCCCATTTAAGATATAAGAGTTACCAGAAAGTGTCGCCGTGGTTTCTATACTTTTGGCATCGCTACCCACATGAGGTTCACTTAAGGCGAAAGCAGCTCTCACCTCGCCTGATGCTAACTTAGGAAGCCAATACTCTTTTTGAGACTTGTTGCCCCATTTACACAAAGCATAAGCAACCATGTTATGAACGGTGAGCAAACTTCTGAGTGAAGAACATCCCCGCCCAATTTCTTCATTTAGAAGACCATAGGTAATAATGTCTATACTTTTGCCCCCAAATTCCTGGGGTAAGATAGCACCCAAATATCCTTGAGTAGCGAGTTTTTCAATGAGTTTGGGAGGAGTATACTCTTTTTGATCATAGTGATTCGCTTGAGGAACAATCTCTTGGTTAACGAAATCTCTAAATTCAGCTTGAGCGTTCTTTTGTTGAGCAGTCAACTCGATTTTCATTTTTTGACTTCCATAGAAAAAGATTCACAAATGGCAACAACTTATGTTTGCGAAACTAAAGTTGTCTTAATTTCTATCAAATGAGTCATGGCATTTATCGTTTTAAAGTTCGCAAAATCTAAATCTTCATTTTCAATAGTAATTTGAAATTCTTGTTCAATAAATAAGACCAGTTGCATGGCAAACATGGAATTTACAAAACCAAGAGCAAAGATATCTTCATCTAGCTGCAAGTCATGATTACGAAAAAATCGTGACAGAAACTCTTTGATTTTGGCTGAGATGTCGTTCATTTTTTGATTTCCCTGATTCTAATAACAATTGCGGCTCAACTTTTGATTTTAAATTGCTCCCTTGTAACTATAAAAGCCTTGTCCACTCTTGCGACCATGCAATCCTGCGTCTACCATTTTTTTCAGTAACGAACAAGGTCTGTATTTGCTATCGTTGAAACTTTCATACAAAACTTCAATGGAGAAAAGAATCGTATCCAATCCGATTAAGTCAGCAGTTTCCAAAGGTCCCATCTTGTGACCGAAACAAGTTTTGAAAATTCTATCCACGTCTTCCACTGAAGCAACTTGGTCTTGTAGTAAGAAAATAGCTTCATTGATTGTCAACATGAGAACTCGATTGGAAACAAAACCAGGCGAATCATTGACGAGGATGCTTTTTTTACCCATCTGTGCCAACAATTCTTTTGCTGTCGAGATTGTTTGATCAGATGTGTGATACCCGCCAATCATTTCCACCATTGCTTTCATTGGTACCGGGTTCATAAAGTGCATTCCTACAACTTTATCAGCACGTTTAGTGACGGCAGCAATGCGAGTAATAGGAATAGCGGATGTATTCGCGGCAAATACAGTCTGGTCGGGACAAATTACCTCAAGCTGTGCGTATATCTCTTTTTTAAGATCCCACTTTTCTGTGGCATTTTCAATCACAAATTCTGCATTTTCAAGAAACTTATAATTAGTAGAAAATTGAATGCAATGCAGAATTTCTTCTAGATTTTCTATTTTTTCATTTTTATTAAAAAACCCTTGGAAACGAATGTTTTTTTGGATTTGTGCGTTAGCACGTTCCAAAATTTCTTCAGAAACATCTACTAGAATAACTTGATGACCAGTTTGTGCGAGGTTTTGGGCTAAACCAATTCCCATCACACCTGCTCCAACGACACCGACAACTTTAATTTTCATGATTTCTATCCTGAACGGATCTAATTTGACAATTGCACATCAGAAGATAATTGTTCTATTTCTTCTATGAGGATTTCTTCAATCACCAAAGCTAATTCAGCTATAGTGGGTGCTTCAAAGAGAG comes from the Nodularia sp. NIES-3585 genome and includes:
- a CDS encoding acyl-CoA dehydrogenase family protein, whose product is MKIELTAQQKNAQAEFRDFVNQEIVPQANHYDQKEYTPPKLIEKLATQGYLGAILPQEFGGKSIDIITYGLLNEEIGRGCSSLRSLLTVHNMVAYALCKWGNKSQKEYWLPKLASGEVRAAFALSEPHVGSDAKSIETTATLSGNSYILNGQKKWITYGQIADVFLVFAQCAGKPSAFLVEKNSPGLLIKPISGMLGVRASMLAELHFQDCSIPQENLVGKLGFGFSYVASSALDYGRYSVAWGSVGIAQACLEACIQYTSERQQFGVALKEHQLIRQMITEMIANLKAARLLCYQAGYLKEIGDPTSIIETSIAKYFASTTATKIANDAVQIHGANGCTSEYSVARYLRDAKIMEIIEGSTQIQQITIADYGYQEYMSQPAVSVPQKLLARM
- a CDS encoding acyl carrier protein encodes the protein MNDISAKIKEFLSRFFRNHDLQLDEDIFALGFVNSMFAMQLVLFIEQEFQITIENEDLDFANFKTINAMTHLIEIKTTLVSQT
- a CDS encoding 3-hydroxyacyl-CoA dehydrogenase family protein → MKIKVVGVVGAGVMGIGLAQNLAQTGHQVILVDVSEEILERANAQIQKNIRFQGFFNKNEKIENLEEILHCIQFSTNYKFLENAEFVIENATEKWDLKKEIYAQLEVICPDQTVFAANTSAIPITRIAAVTKRADKVVGMHFMNPVPMKAMVEMIGGYHTSDQTISTAKELLAQMGKKSILVNDSPGFVSNRVLMLTINEAIFLLQDQVASVEDVDRIFKTCFGHKMGPLETADLIGLDTILFSIEVLYESFNDSKYRPCSLLKKMVDAGLHGRKSGQGFYSYKGAI